One Candidatus Sulfurimonas baltica DNA segment encodes these proteins:
- a CDS encoding COG3400 family protein yields the protein MKKILIISDGDVGEHFIRRTIDTYTSENIYYVVQRKAKEYKDVNPKRFKFYEFDSTSLYKLSNLLKMDFVQVIIAMENQLDVENTIKNIRTIKKQLRVIVLNRWNLLNEDPNVVLINSNEILASRLLDYLPNVPVIAQNVGIGEGEIMEVLVPFGSSFVYRHIGVIEQKNWRIVAIYRNRKLVMPNRRRMIQPNDLLLLVGEPTVLKSVYRAIKRELGQFPEPFGSNIYVYIDMNIVNLKTIENFVKMAIFAYEKLHQKLFIKIVNPNNISVIWKIKEYVNDDITIDIDYNSLNLKENFFSDIKTYHVGLVIVPKEMFKNYSIRQTLYEAHVPVLKIADKTFSSVKDAVIILSDNRDIEKISSTIFDISEQMNFNIELYNYLNEHQEAKEQVIEHYYNLSTIFSKNIKVIKESENPIKVLKQKDDFIHLLPFTRKLTKRRIYSIFSTDSERLYHKLDDYHQIFIPVQI from the coding sequence ATGAAAAAAATTTTAATTATAAGCGATGGAGATGTTGGTGAACATTTCATACGCAGGACAATTGACACTTATACAAGTGAAAATATATATTATGTTGTTCAAAGAAAAGCAAAAGAGTATAAAGATGTAAATCCAAAACGTTTTAAATTTTATGAGTTTGATTCAACAAGTTTATACAAACTTTCAAATCTTCTGAAAATGGATTTTGTTCAAGTTATTATTGCTATGGAAAATCAACTTGATGTTGAAAATACAATTAAAAATATCAGAACTATCAAAAAACAACTTAGAGTTATTGTTTTAAACAGATGGAATTTACTCAATGAGGATCCAAATGTTGTTTTAATAAACTCAAATGAAATTTTAGCATCAAGACTTCTTGATTATTTGCCAAATGTACCGGTCATTGCCCAAAATGTCGGAATAGGCGAGGGTGAGATAATGGAGGTATTGGTTCCGTTTGGAAGCTCATTTGTGTATAGGCATATAGGTGTTATTGAGCAAAAGAATTGGCGAATAGTGGCAATTTACAGAAACAGAAAGCTAGTTATGCCAAATCGCCGCAGAATGATTCAGCCGAATGATTTGCTCCTACTGGTTGGAGAGCCAACAGTTTTAAAGTCAGTTTATCGTGCTATCAAGAGGGAACTTGGGCAATTTCCAGAACCATTCGGATCTAATATTTATGTCTATATTGATATGAACATTGTAAATCTAAAAACTATAGAAAATTTTGTAAAAATGGCGATTTTTGCATATGAAAAATTACATCAAAAGCTTTTTATAAAAATAGTGAATCCAAATAACATATCTGTCATTTGGAAGATTAAAGAGTATGTGAATGATGATATTACGATAGACATAGACTACAATAGTCTAAATTTAAAAGAGAATTTTTTTAGTGATATAAAAACATACCATGTGGGATTGGTTATTGTGCCAAAGGAGATGTTTAAAAACTATAGTATTAGACAGACTCTCTATGAAGCACATGTTCCTGTCCTTAAAATTGCTGATAAAACTTTTTCTTCAGTCAAAGATGCAGTTATAATTTTAAGTGATAATCGTGATATAGAAAAAATTTCATCTACAATATTTGATATATCTGAGCAAATGAACTTTAACATAGAGCTTTATAACTATTTAAATGAACACCAAGAGGCAAAAGAGCAGGTAATTGAGCACTATTACAATTTATCAACAATCTTTTCAAAGAATATTAAAGTTATAAAAGAGAGTGAAAATCCTATTAAAGTTTTAAAACAAAAAGATGATTTTATTCATCTTCTGCCGTTTACAAGAAAGTTGACTAAAAGACGAATTTACTCTATTTTCTCTACAGACAGCGAAAGACTATACCACAAACTTGATGATTATCATCAGATTTTTATTCCTGTTCAGATTTGA
- a CDS encoding response regulator codes for MKILIVDDNSDNRMTVELLLEEFENIEISEAKDGQEAIDMCKKKHYDIIFMDIMMPNVDGIKATKIIKSFDKKVMILALSALDDEESKNQMLANGAEDYIVKPIESGLFHQRMKNYLQIVELRKRKLYNVNAVNAFTEKIYSRTMVFNISSLQSLSELWDYYLNNHHYEIESLEDCIRMIYAYGQLNLKKDQVFTIVAEENDDNLYLTLTPLDIISELVIQKTLVKNYSSAIFILKNKELSFRLPKAKPISIEKVEKIEVTDYQQNILGKVHFSKTTAADYVENTAVYVIDKIEILESTLYEVEIKAIAFEKDASKNILLEITELFETYINVVEELIEFEHFAYALKTLNEFMRNLDIEHVDPADHKKFALLFMLLLDDIGEWRNNIFIKIEANDVHYLDSSLLSSCLQLQSIFEKKEVSQQDEDDFELF; via the coding sequence ATGAAAATATTAATTGTTGATGATAATAGCGATAATAGAATGACAGTAGAGCTTCTTTTAGAAGAGTTTGAGAATATTGAAATTTCTGAAGCCAAAGATGGTCAAGAGGCTATTGATATGTGCAAAAAAAAGCATTATGACATAATTTTTATGGATATCATGATGCCTAATGTCGATGGGATAAAAGCTACAAAAATTATAAAATCATTTGATAAAAAGGTGATGATTTTAGCCTTGAGCGCCTTGGATGACGAAGAGTCAAAAAATCAAATGCTTGCTAATGGCGCAGAAGACTATATTGTCAAACCAATTGAGAGTGGACTTTTTCATCAAAGAATGAAGAACTACTTGCAAATTGTCGAGCTTCGTAAAAGAAAACTCTACAATGTAAATGCCGTTAACGCTTTTACTGAAAAAATTTACTCAAGGACTATGGTCTTTAACATCTCTTCGTTGCAGTCACTATCTGAATTGTGGGATTATTATTTAAATAACCATCATTATGAGATAGAAAGCTTGGAAGATTGTATAAGAATGATATACGCTTATGGGCAACTCAATTTAAAAAAAGACCAAGTATTTACAATTGTTGCCGAAGAGAACGATGATAATTTATACTTAACGCTTACACCTCTAGATATTATAAGCGAGTTGGTTATACAAAAAACATTAGTAAAAAACTACAGTTCTGCCATTTTTATTCTTAAAAATAAAGAGCTCTCTTTTCGCCTTCCAAAAGCAAAGCCAATAAGTATTGAAAAAGTTGAAAAAATTGAAGTAACTGACTATCAGCAAAATATTTTAGGCAAAGTTCATTTTAGTAAAACAACTGCAGCCGATTATGTAGAAAACACTGCTGTATACGTTATTGATAAAATAGAAATACTTGAGAGCACCTTGTATGAAGTAGAGATTAAGGCAATTGCCTTTGAAAAAGATGCTAGTAAAAATATACTACTTGAGATTACGGAGTTGTTTGAAACATATATAAATGTCGTTGAAGAGCTGATAGAGTTTGAACATTTTGCCTATGCTCTTAAAACACTCAATGAGTTTATGAGAAATTTAGATATTGAACACGTTGACCCCGCAGATCATAAAAAGTTTGCCCTTTTATTTATGCTTCTCTTAGATGATATAGGAGAATGGAGAAATAATATATTTATAAAAATAGAAGCAAATGATGTTCATTATCTTGACTCATCACTTTTAAGCTCTTGTTTGCAATTGCAGTCAATATTTGAGAAAAAAGAAGTCTCTCAGCAAGATGAAGATGATTTTGAGCTTTTTTAA
- a CDS encoding hybrid sensor histidine kinase/response regulator — MNNHNNIAELKKITKNLTLLYVEDDEQIRKSTAEIFSHLVQTVHVAADGQEGLDLYGEYFLDNGRYYDIVISDIQMPRMDGLTMSKMILQTNKKQKIILISAHDEHMLEAINIGIEGFIQKPLKSQQVFDVLKKVSLTFHSDDLQYFNALTEASIISKSDMNGIITYVNDNFCKITGYTREEMIGHSHSMFRHPNNPNEIYIDMWKTITSGIIWRERMVNLNKDGSEFIAESTIIPLLDENDNIKEYMAIRNDVTDAVTFKRKIFLEEQEKIKRIKIAEAQKSFLVVFTHELKTPLNAIINFTKYVKKQIELPKELNKEKLSSLLESVLSNAHDMLENVTQILEVSKLNAHKLTYNYSVFNAKDIVSEVMKRYNSLLTEKNITLTCDVQDDALISNDVFRVKQIFSNIVSNAIKYGNNEIKISVLNKEHITVSVEDNGPGIKDKDAVFNLYSQEDDGLLERKSQGTGVGLYFVKLLCTDLHISYKVEDRNEGSGTKFTLTFNEKQEKGA; from the coding sequence TTGAATAACCATAATAATATTGCAGAATTAAAAAAAATAACAAAAAATCTAACTCTTTTATATGTAGAAGATGATGAACAAATTAGAAAAAGTACAGCGGAAATTTTCTCTCATCTAGTTCAAACGGTACATGTAGCAGCAGATGGACAAGAGGGGTTAGACCTTTATGGAGAATACTTTTTAGACAATGGTAGATATTATGATATTGTGATAAGTGATATTCAGATGCCACGTATGGATGGTCTTACTATGAGTAAAATGATTTTACAAACAAACAAAAAACAAAAAATCATTTTAATATCTGCACATGATGAACATATGCTAGAGGCAATCAATATAGGTATTGAAGGTTTTATACAAAAGCCTTTAAAAAGTCAACAGGTTTTTGATGTACTGAAAAAAGTATCTTTAACCTTCCACTCTGATGATCTTCAATACTTCAATGCACTTACAGAAGCTTCAATTATATCAAAATCAGATATGAACGGTATTATCACTTACGTTAATGACAATTTTTGTAAAATTACTGGATATACGAGAGAAGAGATGATAGGGCACTCTCACAGTATGTTTAGACATCCAAACAATCCTAATGAAATATATATAGATATGTGGAAAACTATAACTTCAGGAATAATATGGAGAGAGAGAATGGTCAATCTAAATAAGGATGGCTCTGAGTTTATTGCCGAATCTACAATCATCCCTTTGCTTGATGAAAATGACAATATTAAAGAGTATATGGCTATAAGAAATGATGTTACTGATGCTGTAACTTTTAAAAGAAAAATATTTTTAGAAGAACAGGAAAAAATAAAACGAATTAAAATTGCAGAGGCACAAAAATCTTTTCTTGTTGTCTTTACGCATGAGCTTAAAACACCACTAAATGCTATAATTAACTTTACTAAATATGTTAAAAAACAGATAGAATTGCCAAAAGAATTAAATAAGGAAAAGCTTTCTAGTTTGCTTGAATCAGTTTTAAGTAATGCCCATGATATGCTTGAGAATGTAACGCAAATACTCGAGGTCTCTAAACTAAATGCACATAAGTTAACCTATAATTACTCGGTATTTAATGCTAAGGATATTGTTTCTGAAGTTATGAAAAGATATAATTCACTTTTAACAGAAAAAAATATTACTTTAACATGTGATGTTCAAGATGACGCTTTAATAAGCAATGATGTATTTCGCGTTAAGCAGATATTCTCAAATATAGTTTCAAACGCTATAAAGTATGGCAATAATGAAATTAAAATCTCTGTTTTAAACAAAGAACATATAACAGTTTCAGTGGAAGATAATGGACCTGGTATAAAAGACAAAGATGCCGTATTTAACCTTTATTCTCAGGAGGATGATGGACTTCTTGAAAGAAAAAGTCAAGGTACAGGAGTTGGTCTGTATTTTGTAAAACTTCTTTGTACAGATTTACACATAAGCTACAAAGTCGAAGATAGAAATGAGGGTAGTGGAACAAAATTTACTCTCACATTTAATGAAAAACAAGAAAAAGGTGCATAA
- a CDS encoding protein-glutamate methylesterase/protein-glutamine glutaminase, which translates to MGIKVLVVDDSATARAIITDILESDNEIESVATAPDAYIARDKILKNKPDVICLDIEMPRMDGITFLRKLMKYLPIPVVMVSSLTKRGAQTTLDALELGAIDFVAKPHSNIYENSDEIRSELLKKVKSAAMVQVHKNIKIDTNRELLYKTPTLETTQKLIAVGSSTGGVEALKVFLAQFPHNSPAILIVQHMPVDFTKQFAQRLDSICKMDVKEAKDGDTVEIGQVLIAPGDKHMTLRRSGHRYYVNIYSGEKVSGHCPSVDVMFDSVSKMAGANAIGVILTGMGSDGAKGLLNMRNSGAMTFGQDSKSSTVYGMPKVAYDLGAVIKQNSLDKLPKDILYYLQKGK; encoded by the coding sequence ATGGGGATAAAAGTCTTAGTAGTTGACGACAGCGCCACAGCAAGAGCTATTATTACTGATATTTTAGAGAGTGACAATGAAATAGAAAGCGTAGCGACAGCTCCTGATGCCTATATAGCAAGAGATAAAATATTAAAAAATAAACCAGACGTCATATGTTTGGATATAGAGATGCCAAGAATGGATGGGATAACATTTTTAAGAAAACTTATGAAATATCTGCCTATTCCTGTTGTAATGGTATCTTCTCTCACAAAAAGGGGAGCCCAGACAACACTTGATGCTCTTGAGTTGGGTGCTATTGATTTTGTTGCCAAGCCACACTCTAATATATATGAAAATTCTGATGAAATTCGCAGTGAACTTTTAAAAAAAGTAAAAAGTGCAGCTATGGTGCAAGTTCATAAAAATATTAAAATTGATACAAATAGAGAACTTCTTTATAAAACACCTACTTTAGAGACTACTCAGAAGCTTATTGCTGTTGGCTCATCGACGGGTGGTGTTGAGGCATTAAAAGTGTTTTTGGCTCAATTCCCTCATAATAGTCCTGCTATATTGATAGTACAACACATGCCTGTAGATTTTACTAAACAATTTGCACAGAGACTTGATAGTATATGTAAAATGGATGTTAAAGAAGCAAAAGATGGAGATACCGTTGAGATAGGGCAAGTGTTGATTGCTCCCGGAGATAAGCACATGACATTAAGACGTTCAGGGCATAGATATTATGTTAATATATATAGTGGAGAAAAAGTCTCAGGTCACTGCCCATCAGTTGATGTCATGTTTGACTCTGTGTCAAAAATGGCCGGAGCAAATGCTATTGGTGTTATTTTGACGGGGATGGGTTCTGATGGAGCAAAGGGATTGTTAAATATGAGAAACTCGGGAGCCATGACTTTTGGACAGGACAGTAAAAGCTCTACAGTTTATGGCATGCCTAAAGTAGCGTATGATTTGGGGGCAGTTATAAAACAAAATTCATTGGATAAACTTCCAAAAGATATCTTATATTATTTACAGAAAGGAAAATAA
- a CDS encoding chemotaxis protein CheD gives MYIKKFIHVGEIHIGARETEISTILGSCIAVCLYDSVNCVGGMNHYLVPLWNENGLQSPKYGNISIPRLIESMVNIGCEIKNMEAKIFGGANVIDVSSVEMMIGRKNILIAKEILREYGIPITAQDVGGEKGRRIMMRSDTGKVFLKYTKSGDE, from the coding sequence ATGTACATAAAGAAATTTATTCATGTTGGAGAAATTCATATTGGTGCAAGAGAAACTGAAATTAGTACAATACTAGGTTCTTGCATTGCCGTTTGTCTCTACGATAGTGTAAATTGCGTTGGTGGAATGAACCACTATTTAGTCCCTTTGTGGAATGAAAATGGTCTTCAAAGTCCAAAATATGGGAATATATCAATTCCTCGCTTAATTGAAAGTATGGTAAATATTGGTTGTGAGATAAAAAACATGGAAGCTAAAATATTTGGTGGGGCAAATGTAATTGATGTTTCAAGCGTTGAGATGATGATAGGACGAAAAAATATTTTAATTGCTAAAGAGATATTAAGAGAATATGGTATTCCAATTACAGCCCAAGATGTTGGCGGTGAAAAGGGAAGACGAATTATGATGCGCAGTGATACAGGAAAAGTTTTTTTAAAATATACAAAAAGTGGTGATGAATAG
- a CDS encoding sensor histidine kinase: MEITNIADSELLKEIGRRFEEKKASILEMEFMTKKLLELNEKNKNSQEVKSQFLSLIKNEFNNPMSSLLNISNMIVKKTTDPKIEKLSSMMQSELLKLDFSLKNIFAASEIEAGETANDYSDVDIESIFNEKLEYFNYLIEEKSLKLKYVNRCQEKVISDSQKINIILLNLISNACEYSYNNSEVVVTVDCDDKNYIIKVKDSGEGVYEEHTKEIYNRFTHFETGNTRATAGLGLGLSVTRGMVEALDGTIDNTIENGKTVFTVLISKIDETDMDISTGIGSNEFLFDQGDGSVEF, encoded by the coding sequence ATGGAAATTACAAATATTGCAGATAGTGAGCTACTTAAAGAAATCGGGCGCCGATTTGAAGAGAAAAAAGCCTCTATTTTAGAGATGGAGTTTATGACAAAAAAACTTCTTGAACTAAATGAAAAAAATAAAAACTCACAAGAGGTCAAAAGCCAATTTTTGTCTCTTATAAAAAATGAGTTTAACAACCCTATGTCGTCATTGCTTAACATATCCAATATGATAGTAAAAAAAACAACAGATCCAAAAATTGAAAAGTTATCCTCTATGATGCAGAGTGAGTTGTTAAAACTAGATTTTAGTTTAAAAAATATTTTTGCAGCCTCAGAGATAGAGGCAGGAGAGACAGCCAATGATTACTCCGATGTTGATATTGAGAGTATTTTTAATGAAAAGCTAGAGTATTTTAACTATCTTATAGAAGAAAAATCTTTAAAACTAAAGTATGTAAACAGATGTCAAGAAAAAGTTATTTCAGATTCTCAAAAGATAAATATTATTTTACTTAACTTAATATCAAATGCGTGTGAATATTCTTATAATAACTCTGAAGTTGTAGTTACTGTTGATTGTGATGATAAAAACTACATCATTAAAGTGAAAGATTCAGGGGAGGGTGTATATGAAGAGCATACGAAAGAGATTTATAATCGTTTTACTCACTTTGAGACGGGAAATACTCGAGCTACGGCCGGATTAGGCCTTGGACTAAGTGTTACCAGAGGAATGGTCGAAGCACTTGACGGTACTATTGACAATACCATAGAAAACGGGAAAACAGTTTTTACAGTTTTAATAAGTAAAATAGATGAAACAGACATGGACATATCAACAGGAATAGGCTCTAATGAGTTTTTATTTGACCAAGGTGACGGGTCGGTAGAATTTTAA
- a CDS encoding CheR family methyltransferase produces MSEFKMFQKLIYNDVGISLADHKRTLVQSRLRKWIREFGLSSYEELYEKIASDKSGQMLMLLVNAITTNVTSFFREENQWIYMQEHLNEMFDVKNRRIRIWSAACSSGQEPYSIIIFLKEHLKNFDEWDIKILATDISEEILKKAINGVYTKKDVENMPKNILLKHFNSIKDSNGISTFVVKDEIKKYIIFRVFNLVTGDFSMFKNYFNIVFCRNVMIYFDRPTQNQLLEQFAKLLNKKSLLFIGHSESIHKKDYTYKLVAPSIYKLN; encoded by the coding sequence ATGTCAGAATTCAAGATGTTCCAGAAACTCATATATAATGATGTTGGCATTTCTTTAGCAGACCATAAGCGTACTCTTGTTCAGTCACGACTTAGAAAATGGATAAGAGAGTTTGGATTGTCAAGTTATGAAGAACTTTATGAAAAAATAGCTAGTGATAAAAGCGGTCAGATGCTTATGTTGTTGGTAAACGCAATTACAACAAATGTAACATCTTTTTTTCGTGAAGAGAATCAGTGGATTTATATGCAAGAGCACTTAAATGAAATGTTTGATGTAAAGAATAGACGAATACGTATCTGGTCGGCAGCTTGTTCTAGTGGGCAAGAGCCATATAGTATAATTATATTTTTAAAAGAACATTTGAAAAACTTTGATGAGTGGGATATTAAAATTTTAGCAACAGATATATCTGAAGAAATTTTGAAAAAAGCCATTAATGGTGTTTATACAAAAAAAGATGTAGAGAATATGCCGAAAAACATTCTATTAAAGCATTTTAACAGCATAAAAGATAGCAATGGAATTAGCACATTTGTTGTTAAAGATGAAATTAAAAAATATATCATTTTTCGTGTTTTTAATCTAGTTACAGGCGACTTTTCAATGTTCAAAAATTATTTCAATATTGTTTTTTGTCGTAATGTGATGATATATTTTGACCGTCCAACACAAAATCAACTTCTTGAACAGTTTGCAAAATTACTCAACAAAAAGTCATTGCTATTTATTGGGCACTCAGAATCAATACATAAAAAAGATTATACATACAAATTAGTTGCACCATCAATATATAAACTTAATTAA
- a CDS encoding chemotaxis protein CheA: protein MTKQQIRDIFIEEATEIIEKLDVDIINFEDNPQDKDLLNELFRGVHTLKGSANSFGFTRLGEFVHHFEDVLDYYRNSDDIVNPQNIDLFLSSVDIIKDVMWREVDGNDGVPDNYNDILVGIKSILSQSTEETKVELDDLTTEFSEQEEVIENNFDEDDIFRMKNMLKYGEELYHISLTLDDDIFFRGFDHARLFKLLSDEGQILESWWNMDGILPLEEFNPERSSIKHVDIFLASDKPSDEIEELFEYIDEHEYSFVRVEREVKKKPEPQPLKDEDIKFGRREIDNEVKTSGRRENDRDDTIAGVGRRKNDARSFVKVDTTKLDELFDSIGEMVIAQNFLAENEEIKKIKSEGISKTINVLSKITRLIQNRVMSLRMVAVNDTFEKMKRVARDASKKVNKEISLEIDGADTEIDKTMVDALSDPLIHIMRNAIDHGLEDCAEDRVASGKTAIGVITLRAFHRGGNIAIEVSDDGRGINRDKVFSKAVERGLIDAEDDLTDMQVFSLIMQAGFSTADAISDISGRGVGLDVVRSSIEKLHGRVEIASEVGKGSTFTILLPLTLAIIDGMIVKSAGDTFIIPTLTVVESFIPSKEIVHSIKRKGEFVDLRGEMIPVVRLNHVLEIGDEKPDIWESTLMCVESEKGKYAILVDDLVGRQQVVIKSLGATLSRIKELSGSAIMGSGEIALILNVEELLNRDA, encoded by the coding sequence ATGACTAAACAACAGATACGGGATATATTTATTGAAGAAGCAACAGAGATTATTGAGAAACTAGATGTTGATATTATAAATTTTGAAGATAATCCACAAGATAAAGATTTGCTTAATGAACTCTTTCGCGGTGTACATACACTAAAAGGGAGTGCTAACTCTTTTGGATTTACTAGGCTTGGTGAATTTGTTCACCATTTTGAAGATGTACTTGATTACTATCGTAATTCTGATGATATTGTAAATCCACAAAATATTGATCTTTTTTTATCCTCTGTTGATATCATTAAAGATGTTATGTGGAGAGAAGTTGATGGTAATGATGGTGTTCCTGATAATTATAACGATATTTTAGTAGGTATAAAATCTATTTTATCACAAAGCACAGAAGAGACAAAAGTTGAACTTGATGATTTAACAACTGAATTTTCAGAGCAAGAAGAAGTAATAGAAAACAATTTTGATGAAGATGATATTTTTAGAATGAAAAATATGCTTAAATATGGTGAAGAGTTATATCATATTTCTTTAACGCTTGATGATGATATATTTTTTCGTGGGTTTGATCATGCACGACTATTTAAACTACTTAGTGATGAGGGGCAAATACTTGAATCTTGGTGGAATATGGATGGCATTCTTCCACTTGAAGAATTCAACCCTGAAAGAAGCAGTATTAAACATGTAGATATATTCTTAGCTTCTGATAAGCCATCAGACGAAATTGAAGAGTTGTTTGAATATATAGATGAACATGAATACAGCTTTGTACGTGTAGAAAGAGAAGTAAAGAAAAAACCTGAACCTCAACCGCTTAAAGATGAAGATATTAAATTTGGACGTAGAGAAATTGACAATGAAGTGAAAACATCTGGTCGTAGAGAAAACGATAGAGATGACACAATAGCTGGAGTTGGTCGCAGAAAAAATGATGCACGCTCTTTTGTGAAAGTTGACACCACTAAGCTTGATGAACTTTTTGACTCAATTGGTGAGATGGTAATAGCACAAAACTTTCTTGCTGAAAATGAAGAGATAAAAAAGATTAAAAGCGAGGGTATCTCTAAAACTATAAATGTTCTTTCAAAAATTACACGTTTAATTCAAAATAGAGTTATGTCTCTACGAATGGTAGCTGTAAATGATACTTTCGAGAAGATGAAACGGGTTGCTCGTGATGCAAGTAAAAAAGTAAATAAAGAGATATCTTTAGAGATTGATGGTGCAGATACCGAGATAGACAAAACAATGGTAGATGCTCTTTCTGATCCTCTTATACATATTATGCGTAATGCGATTGATCATGGATTGGAAGATTGTGCAGAAGATAGAGTTGCATCAGGAAAAACAGCCATAGGCGTTATAACCCTCAGAGCATTTCACAGAGGCGGTAATATAGCTATTGAGGTATCAGATGACGGACGGGGAATAAACCGTGATAAAGTCTTTTCAAAAGCAGTAGAGCGCGGACTTATTGATGCTGAGGATGATTTAACAGATATGCAAGTATTTTCTCTAATAATGCAAGCTGGTTTTTCAACGGCAGATGCAATTAGTGATATCTCTGGTCGCGGGGTTGGGCTTGATGTTGTTCGCTCATCTATTGAGAAACTACATGGACGAGTTGAAATTGCTTCTGAGGTAGGAAAAGGCTCTACCTTTACTATTTTACTCCCATTAACTTTAGCTATTATTGATGGCATGATTGTTAAAAGTGCTGGTGATACTTTTATTATCCCAACACTTACTGTAGTAGAATCATTTATTCCATCTAAAGAGATTGTTCACTCCATTAAACGTAAAGGTGAATTTGTTGATTTAAGAGGAGAGATGATCCCTGTTGTAAGGTTAAATCATGTGCTTGAGATAGGTGACGAAAAACCTGATATTTGGGAATCTACACTTATGTGTGTAGAGAGTGAAAAAGGTAAATATGCTATTTTGGTAGATGATCTTGTTGGAAGACAGCAGGTTGTTATAAAATCTCTTGGTGCTACATTGTCAAGAATTAAGGAGCTCTCAGGCAGTGCTATTATGGGCAGTGGCGAAATAGCACTTATTCTAAATGTAGAAGAGCTCCTTAATAGGGACGCGTAA